One Curtobacterium sp. MCLR17_007 DNA window includes the following coding sequences:
- a CDS encoding GNAT family protein, with amino-acid sequence MAPITVRPIHADEWERVRELRLRAVQDPVAAMAFVDSVEHTTALPDMFWRDRAAGGSDDAGDAATARQFITEDGSGTWIGTATGLRERAGDDDFEGRPVHVDGCAVVGVYVAPEHRGHGVVGALVDAIGAWAAAPVRLTVHARNARAIRGYEKAGFTVVGDEFPGTLGPTLDMRRS; translated from the coding sequence ATGGCTCCGATCACCGTCCGCCCGATCCACGCCGACGAGTGGGAGCGCGTCCGCGAACTCCGCCTCCGCGCCGTGCAGGACCCGGTCGCCGCGATGGCGTTCGTCGACTCCGTCGAGCACACGACAGCCCTGCCGGACATGTTCTGGCGGGACCGCGCCGCCGGCGGCTCGGACGATGCCGGCGATGCGGCAACGGCTCGGCAGTTCATCACCGAGGACGGGTCTGGCACATGGATCGGCACCGCCACGGGACTCCGCGAGCGTGCGGGCGACGACGACTTCGAAGGTCGTCCCGTCCACGTCGACGGCTGTGCCGTCGTCGGCGTCTACGTCGCGCCGGAGCACCGCGGACACGGGGTCGTCGGTGCCCTCGTCGACGCGATCGGCGCATGGGCGGCCGCGCCGGTGCGACTCACCGTCCATGCCCGCAACGCGCGAGCGATCCGCGGCTACGAGAAGGCCGGCTTCACGGTCGTCGGCGACGAGTTCCCCGGGACCCTCGGACCGACGCTCGACATGCGGCGGTCCTGA